In Phacochoerus africanus isolate WHEZ1 chromosome 2, ROS_Pafr_v1, whole genome shotgun sequence, one DNA window encodes the following:
- the RBM18 gene encoding probable RNA-binding protein 18 isoform X1 — protein MEAETKTLPLENASILSEGSLQEGHRLWIGNLDPKITEYHLLKLLQKFGTVKQFDFLFHKSGALEGQPRGYCFVNFETKQEAEQAIHCLNGKLALSKKLVVRWAHAQVKRYDHNKNDKILPISLEPSSSTEPAQSNLSVTAKIKAIEAKLKMMAENPDAEYPAAPVYSYFKPPDKKRTTPYSRTAWKSRR, from the exons ATGGAAGCAGAAACCAAAACTCTTCCCCTGGAGAACGCATCCATCCTTTCAGAGGGTTCCCTACAGGAAGGGCACCGGTTATGGATCGGCAACCTGGACCCCAAAATCACAGA ATACCACCTCCTCAAGCTCTTGCAGAAGTTTGGCACAGTGAAGCAGTTTGACTTCCTCTTCCACAAGTCAGGTGCTCTGGAGGGACAGCCTCGAGGGTATTGTTTCGTTAACTTTGAGACAAAGCAG GAAGCAGAACAAGCCATCCATTGTCTCAATGGCAAGCTGGCTCTGTCTAAGAAGCTGGTGGTACGGTGGGCACACGCTCAAGTAAAG AGGTATGATCATAACAAGAATGACAAGATCCTTCCCATTAGTCTGGAGCCGTCCTCCAGCACCGAGCCCGCTCAGTCTAACCTCAG TGTCACTGCAAAGATAAAAGCCATTGAAGCAAAGCTGAAAATGATGGCAGAAAATCCTGATGCCGAGTATCCAGCAGCACCAGTTTATTCCTACTTCAAGCCACCAGATAAAAAAAGGACTACTCCCTATTCTAGAACAGCTTGGAAATCTCGAAGATGA
- the RBM18 gene encoding probable RNA-binding protein 18 isoform X2 has protein sequence MSRGEDSEVKRYHLLKLLQKFGTVKQFDFLFHKSGALEGQPRGYCFVNFETKQEAEQAIHCLNGKLALSKKLVVRWAHAQVKRYDHNKNDKILPISLEPSSSTEPAQSNLSVTAKIKAIEAKLKMMAENPDAEYPAAPVYSYFKPPDKKRTTPYSRTAWKSRR, from the exons ATGAGCCGAGGAGAGGACTCCGAAGTCAAGAG ATACCACCTCCTCAAGCTCTTGCAGAAGTTTGGCACAGTGAAGCAGTTTGACTTCCTCTTCCACAAGTCAGGTGCTCTGGAGGGACAGCCTCGAGGGTATTGTTTCGTTAACTTTGAGACAAAGCAG GAAGCAGAACAAGCCATCCATTGTCTCAATGGCAAGCTGGCTCTGTCTAAGAAGCTGGTGGTACGGTGGGCACACGCTCAAGTAAAG AGGTATGATCATAACAAGAATGACAAGATCCTTCCCATTAGTCTGGAGCCGTCCTCCAGCACCGAGCCCGCTCAGTCTAACCTCAG TGTCACTGCAAAGATAAAAGCCATTGAAGCAAAGCTGAAAATGATGGCAGAAAATCCTGATGCCGAGTATCCAGCAGCACCAGTTTATTCCTACTTCAAGCCACCAGATAAAAAAAGGACTACTCCCTATTCTAGAACAGCTTGGAAATCTCGAAGATGA